The Deltaproteobacteria bacterium genomic sequence TCGCAAATGACCGCCTGATCCTCGACATTCCAAACAGGGACCGGAGGGGAAGGCAAATCGATCCATCGGAGGTGCGGCATTATCTGGAGAGGGTGGGGTTGAAGACGGAGCCGGCCGGCGCACCGACGGTTGAAACCTAACGGCTAGCGATATGGAGAAAAGGGGGGGCATGGTATTTCGGCGCGCATCCGCCGAAGGGGTATGCGCCGTTTGTGAAGACATTGACGGTTTCCATCGCCCTGGGAGCGCACGAACCGGTTCGGACGGAGGCCGATATCGATCGGTTCGCCAAAACCGAGGACGCGGTCAACGAGGCCTTAAAGGACATTAAAGAGAAGACCTGGCCGGACAAGGGAGGGTTGGCATCGGCTTCTTTCGATGATCCCATGCCGAAAAACCCGGCTCCGCCCCTGTCCAACGGTTCGTTAAACGGTATCGCGGGGCTTCTTGTCTTGGGCCTCACCGGTTTTTCTCAACCGGAGATCGGGGCGGTTCAGAGCGCTGTTTCGTACGATCATCCCGTTCCTGTCTCCGCCCCTTTTACGGGCAATCTCGGCTCTGCCCCCCTTGCCGGCCTGACCGCCTTTGCCGCCTTGCCCTCTGTCTGGACGGTGGGGATTCCATTGACGGCGGCCATTCCCTACACGCCGTCCGCGGCATTCCCGGCATTTGCCCTCTGATTATCTTTCCATTAAACAGGGTCATAATTTATGACTGGACATTTTTTATGACTGGTTTATAATTGAGGCAATGAAGAAAATAGCCGCCGCCAAATTCAAGGAACAGTGTCTGTCAATTTTGAATCATGTCGATCCCGAGGGGATTGTCATCACCAAACACGGAAAGCCGGTTGCCAAGTTGGTGCCGGTTGAATCGGGCATGGCCGACCTGGGTTGAATCGGGCATGGCCGACCTGATCGGAAAGTACAGGGACAAGATTAAAATCAAGGGGAATATCTTCTCCACGGGAATCAAGTGGAATGCTCAATCTTGACACCCACATTCTTTTGGGTTCTCTTCGGGGAGACCTTGATGCCAGGGAAAAGAGGCTTCTGACGATTCATCAATGGGGTATTTCGGCAATTGTCCTGTGGGAGATAGCAATGCTGGCCCAACGGAACAGGATCGAGTTTGATCTCGATCACGGCGAACTTTTGCGTGACCTCGCACGAACTCTTGTCTGGCCGATTGAGTTGGAGATCTGCCGCAAGTTGCGTGATCTCGATTTCAAAAGCGATCCGGCGGACGAGCTGATTGCCGCCACAAGCCTGGTGCATCGGGTGCCCCTTTTGACCCGCGACAAAAAAATCCTCAAATCCCGAATCGTTCCCTTCGCCTGACAACAAAAAACTGACAACAAAAAACTTGCAATTTTGCATGAAAAATGGCATGATAAAACCATGTCAAAGGTCAATCTTCAAATCAGGGTCCCCGCCGAGGTCGCAGGCCAGATCAAATCTTTAAGCCCTTCCAGAACCGAGTTTGTCCGCCGGGCCATTATGGAAAAAATCAAGCGCGATACCGACCGGCAGAAAGAAGAGCAATGGATCGAGGCCTTGAAGAAAAATCCGGAGGACATGAAAGAGGCGATGAAATGGATCAGAATTCAAAAGTGGGATTGATATGAAACGGGGAGAGGTTTGGGATGCCGATGTCGGGGGCAAGGCCGGTCGACGGCCGATCGTTGTCCTTACCCG encodes the following:
- a CDS encoding type II toxin-antitoxin system Phd/YefM family antitoxin, whose translation is MKKIAAAKFKEQCLSILNHVDPEGIVITKHGKPVAKLVPVESGMADLG
- a CDS encoding PIN domain-containing protein; this translates as MLNLDTHILLGSLRGDLDAREKRLLTIHQWGISAIVLWEIAMLAQRNRIEFDLDHGELLRDLARTLVWPIELEICRKLRDLDFKSDPADELIAATSLVHRVPLLTRDKKILKSRIVPFA